From Lutra lutra chromosome 14, mLutLut1.2, whole genome shotgun sequence, a single genomic window includes:
- the LOC125085144 gene encoding LOW QUALITY PROTEIN: olfactory receptor 49-like (The sequence of the model RefSeq protein was modified relative to this genomic sequence to represent the inferred CDS: inserted 1 base in 1 codon; deleted 1 base in 1 codon), which produces MSMKMGNGXTVQEFTLEGFPATQHPGKVLFLVHLLAYLASIAGNAVIVTITCADSRLHTPMYLFLSIFSFFECCFISAVIPKLLVIFLSGKQTISFPACFIQAFVFLFLGAAGFLFIAVMSLDQYVAIWKPLHYPNIMNLKTCFLLVTACFALAFPLITGLLVKVSQLSFCGPHVIPHFFWDIGSLIHLSCSDTRSVEMLAFVLTSFILLTSLIITIIAYSNIVVTVLQLPSAKEKQKAFSTCSSHLIVLSLMYGSCVFIYVKPKQTNRPDSNREAALVNTVVTPLLNPVIYTLRNKQVHRALRETMCRKKELR; this is translated from the exons ATGTCCATGAAAATGGGGAATG CAACTGTCCAAGAATTCACCTTGGAGGGGTTTCCTGCCACCCAGCACCCGGGAAAGGTCCTCTTCCTGGTGCACCTGCTGGCATACCTGGCCTCCATTGCAGGCAATGCGGTCATAGTCACCATCACCTGTGCTGACTCCAGGCTTCATACACCT ATGTACTTGTTCCTcagcattttctccttctttgagtGTTGTTTCATAAGTGCTGTTATTCCTAAATTGCTGGTCATCTTTCTCTCAGGCAAGCAAACCATTTCCTTTCCTGCCTGTTTCATACAagcctttgtctttttatttctgggAGCAGCAGGATTCCTCTTCATAGCAGTGATGTCTCTGGATCAGTATGTGGCCATTTGGAAGCCTCTGCATTACCCGAACATCATGAACCTGAAGACTTGCTTCCTCCTGGTCACTGCCTGCTTCGCTTTGGCCTTTCCTCTCATCACTGGTCTGCTAGTAAAAGTCTCCCAGTTATCCTTCTGTGGCCCCCATGTCATCCCCCACTTTTTCTGGGACATTGGCTCCCTGATTCATCTCTCCTGTTCTGACACCAGGTCTGTTGAAATGTTGGCCTTTGTTCTCACTTCGTTTATCCTGTTGACATCCCTTATCATAACCATCATTGCATACAGCAACATAGTAGTCACAGTCCTGCAACTTCCCTCAGCCAAGGAGAAACAGAAAGctttctccacctgctcctctcACCTCATAGTCCTCTCTCTGATGTATGGCAGCTGTGTGTTCATATATGTgaaaccaaagcaaacaaacaggcCTGACTCCAACAGGGAGGCTGCCCTTGTGAACACGGTGGTGACCCCACTGCTGAACCCTGTCATCTACACTCTGCGGAACAAGCAGGTCCACCGGGCTCTGAGGGAGACGATgtgcagaaagaaagaattaagataa